A region of the Chryseobacterium gotjawalense genome:
ACTGCTCAAACTGTGAATTGGCATTGCCTTCCTGAGACTGATGACCGGAATTATGCAGTCGCGGCGCGGTTTCATTAACCCAAACTTTCCCCGATTTATCTAAAAATAATTCGATGGCAAATAAACCTTCAGAATCCGCCGCTTTCATAAATTTTGCGGCAATGACATCGATTTGACTTTGAACATCATCAGAAATCTGCGTCGGAGAAATATTAAAATCCAATAAATTTAATTTTGGGTCAGCAACCATTTCAGTTACGGGGAAACTTTTGATTTCACCCCGTTCATTTTTAGCGATAATTAAAGAAAGTTCTTTGTCAATATCTACCAGATTTTCTAAAATAGAAGGTTGGTCCCACAAATTATTAAAATCGTTTTCATCTTTAATGATCTGAACTCCTTTCCCGTCGTAACCGCCGGTATTTAATTTCTGAACGAAAGGAAAACCGATGATAATTTCTTCTTCATTCGATAAAATAATCTGAAAAGCCGGACTTGGAATTTCATGCTCTTCATAGAAAAGTTTCTGCAATATTTTCTGCTGAATCGTTTTAATGATACTGGAATTGGGAATCACTTTTACGCCTTGCTTTTCAAGTTCTTCTAACGCTTCCACATTCACATGTTCGATTTCAATGGAAACTACGTCTTTGTCTTTTCCAAAATCAATTACTGCCTGCTTTTCATTGAAATCTCCTTTTGTAAAAAAAGAAATATTTGCACAGGAACAGTCTGCATTCGGATCGAGGGTGTGAAACTCATCATCGTATTTCAAAGCTTCCTGAATCAACATTCGTCCTAATTGCCCGCCTCCTAAAATTCCTATTTTCATTTTTTACTTTAATTTACTGATTTTTAAATAGCCGATATGCGTAAAATTTTCCTGATTTTCACAGTCTGATTTTTCTAAAATGACCGAATATTCTTCTTTCATTTTCTTGGGTAAAATATCATTAATTTTAAAGATTTCATCGATATCAACACCGTGTTTGTCATCGATATGACTTACCGCATCTTTGAAACCCTTATTTTTATAGAAATCGGTTTTCTTGACTCTTCTGATGATTTCTGACGTTTTCTTTCCGACCATCAGATGCTGTTCATGCAACTCCTCAAATTTCCCAATCTCGTAACCGCCCAGATTAATAAAAAAAAGCTGCCCGTCTGAAACCTGAGTATTTTTCTTTACAATTTTCACTTCAAAACCATCAACAAACTTCACTTCCTGATAACAATCGATATGAATTTTACCTTTTGCTTCGGGCCAAAATTTCTTCATGTCCGGAATCAAATCCTTTAATGATTCTGCAATTCCAAAAAAAACGTCGTGTTGCTCGATGTTTCTGCCTTTTGGAGTGGCACCGAGAATGGTATAGAATAATTTCATGTTCAAAAAAAACAAAAATACGGTTTAAATAAATTCTATAAAATTTATTAAGGTTTTTTTAATCCTAAATATTTTCTAAAAAATTAAAAATACCTAAATTTGTAGCATGTCGGAAATATTAATTCTGTTCTTCGGAGCTGTTGCTGCTGGATTGCTGGGATCCTTAACCGGATTGGGCGGCGGCGTTGTCATCATTCCATTGCTTACACTTGGCTTCGGCGTCCCAATGCACTATGCGATTGGCGCTTCATTAATTTCAGTTATCGGGACTTCTTCCGGTTCTGCGGTGGCTTTCGTCAAAGAAGGCTTTACCAATGTCCGGATCGGGATGTTCCTGGAAATCGCCACGACCACCGGAGCGATTATCGGTGCTTTAATTTCGGGGATTTTAAATTCTAATACGATTGGGATTATTTTTGCGAGCATCTTAATTTTAACGGTAATATTAAACCTGCGGAAAAAACCGGATCATCAGGAACCTCTAATCGAAGGCAGTTTAGAAGACAAACTTCAGCTGTACGGAGCGTTTCCAGACAAAGGCGTTGTAAAAGAATATTCTGCAAGAAATACCGTTTCCGGATTTTCAATGATGGTATTTGCCGGAATTATGTCTGGACTTTTAGGAATCGGTTCGGGTGCGCTGAAAGTTTTAGCCATGGACAATATGATGAAACTTCCCTTTAAAGTTTCTACAACGACCAGTAATTTTATGATTGGAGTAACTGCTGTAGCGAGTTCTCTCATTTATTTTCAGCGGGGAGAAATCATTCCTGTCATTGTAGCGCCGGTTTTAATCGGTGTTGTTGTTGGGAGTTTTATCGGATCAAAGACTTTGATTGTTTCCCAAACCAAAAAACTGAAAGTCGTGTTCGCTGTTGTAGTGAGTGTCCTTTCGATTTATATGATGTATAACGGAATTAACCATAATTTTAAATAAATGAAACGCCACTTTGCAGATTTTGACCTTAACCGTTCCGTGGGAAACCTTCTTCGGATAGGTGTTCTTTTATCTGTTATTACTTCATTTATAGGGTTTATAAAACTTTCTTTTGAAGGTTTTGAAATGCCCAAAGATTATTCTTTATTAGAAATATCTGAAGAAAATATCTGGCAAAGTTTCTGGACTTCTCTGATGAAACTGGAAGGAATGGCCATAATTCAGCTCGGAATTTTATTGCTGATTTTAACGCCTTTGGTACGGATACTATTTGCGCTGATTGGCTATCTGAAAGAGAGAGATTACACGTATGTGCTTATTTCACTGATTGTTCTGGGAATTATGGTGGTGAGTTTTTTAATGGGATTCGCGCATTAATTTTTATAAAACTCTGAAACTTTTTCCGGTAAATTCACCATTTTAGGTCTTTAAGTAAAGGACAGGTTTTTTAAAACCGCCCCAGCTTTTAATTCGGTTTCCTGCCACTCTTTTTCAGGAGAACTGTCTGCTGTAATCCCACCGCCAACGTAAAGTAATGCGGCATTCTGAAAGAATTCGGCACATCTTAAATTGACAAAATATTGAATGGATTCGTCGGTTTCCACTTTAATATAACCCGCATATAAACTACGTGGATGACCTTCGAATTCTGCAATTGCCTTTTGGCAAAATTCTTTTGGAAAACCACAAACCGCAGGAGTTGGATGTAATTCCGAAATTATTTTTTCTAAATCCTGACGTTTAATTTTAGCTTTGAAATCGGTTCTTAAATGTTTGATATTTCCCGACGGATGATCGTAGGTTTCAGATTGCTGAACCTCATCAGAATACTCCTTTAAAATGTTTTTAATGTAATCGGTAACCGGTTGCTGCTCTTCAATTTCTTTGTGAGTCCAATCTTCTTTTAAAGGAATGGTGCCGGCTAAACTCATGGTTTCAAATTCCGAAGTTTTCCTATTGAATTTTCCCAAAACTTCTGAAAAAGCCCCCATCCAGCATTTCCCGTCTTTTATAAAAAAATAAACGAAAGCGTTCGGATAAGCTTCACAAAGGTTTAAAAAAGTCTGAGTTAAATTGACTTTATCCGTTTCGAGATTCAATAATTTTCTCCGTGAAATAACCAGTTTCGAAAGATTATTTTCTTTAACAAAATCAATAACCTGTTGAATCTTTGCCAGATAATCGCTTTCTTTTTCTTCTTTAAAGTCAATTAATTCAGACGATAAAGAATCTGAATCTGTTGTATTATCTAAAAACTGATCTAAAGAAATTTCTTTACTATTTCCATTAAAATCAATTATTTCATCAGTATCAAAAGAAACAAAACGAACCGCTTTTTGTACAGAAGCTTCATCAGTTGTTAAAATTTGGTCAGAAAAAGGATATCTATAGTAAATCATAAAAAAATCTTTGTCAGGAATTATTTTAGTAAGATTCTATTCATTAAAATCTACCGTGGAATAATATTATTGGTCATTGTGGTATGGTTGATCAACTCTCCTTTTTCATCTCTAATCTCAATTTCAGAAACATGCATGGTTCTGCCTTTTCTAATAAATCTTGCTGTTCCGGTAACGGTTCCATGTTTTTTACTCCGCAAATGATTGGAATTGATATTGGTTCCTACCGGCGCGAATTTTTCGGTATCCACATGAATAACCGACAGACAGGATCCGAGGGTTTCTGCCAGAACGCAGCTCGCGCCACCGTGCAAAATTCCGTAAGGCTGATGCACTTTGGGCGTTACCGGCATGGTCGCAGTCAATGTATCATCGGTAACATCTGTAAAAATAATATCTAAAGTTTTCCCCAGGGTTTCGCCACCCCAATTATTAAGTTTTTCTAAGATCTGTTCTTTATTTTTCATAAAAAGGAAAGGTTAATAAATTTTCGGGTTCCAGTTTTCGGGAACTTTGGGCGTTCTTTTTTTGTAGTACTCCTGAAGTTCAGCCATGATATTTTCGTAAGTTCTGGTTTCTAAATCTTCAACTGAGATTTTTTTTCCGAGATAAATGATTTTTTCTTTAAAATCTCCAGATGCAATCACGAGAGGAACTTTCGCCGCTAAGGCCATATGGTAAAAACCTTTTCTCCATTTAGGCACCCAACTTCTGGTTCCTTCCGGAGTAATTACCAAAGAAAAATCTTCTTTTTTGAATAAGTCAGCTACAAATTTCACCAGATCATTTTTTTGGGAACGGTCAATTCCTACGCCGCCCATCGCTTTTACCAAAAAGCCGTACCACGCTTTGGTGTGCTGGTCTTTTATAATGACTTTCAGCGGTTTTCCCAGAGACCAGTACGCGAAGTTGCCCAGCATATATTCGTCGTTTGCCGTATGTGGCGCAACCACCAGAATGCAACGGTCCAGGTTATTTACATCGCCTTCCAGGACCACTTTCCAACCCAGGATTTTTAGCATTAATTTACCGAATAGTTTTTTCATAAAGT
Encoded here:
- a CDS encoding 5-(carboxyamino)imidazole ribonucleotide synthase is translated as MKIGILGGGQLGRMLIQEALKYDDEFHTLDPNADCSCANISFFTKGDFNEKQAVIDFGKDKDVVSIEIEHVNVEALEELEKQGVKVIPNSSIIKTIQQKILQKLFYEEHEIPSPAFQIILSNEEEIIIGFPFVQKLNTGGYDGKGVQIIKDENDFNNLWDQPSILENLVDIDKELSLIIAKNERGEIKSFPVTEMVADPKLNLLDFNISPTQISDDVQSQIDVIAAKFMKAADSEGLFAIELFLDKSGKVWVNETAPRLHNSGHQSQEGNANSQFEQFYRVLKNLPLADTSSLGFSGMLNLVGEENCSGKVKYEGLENVLKLPNAYLHLYGKKETKPGRKMGHINVLADSREELLEQLIHIKSLVKVVAV
- a CDS encoding DUF1543 domain-containing protein, whose protein sequence is MKLFYTILGATPKGRNIEQHDVFFGIAESLKDLIPDMKKFWPEAKGKIHIDCYQEVKFVDGFEVKIVKKNTQVSDGQLFFINLGGYEIGKFEELHEQHLMVGKKTSEIIRRVKKTDFYKNKGFKDAVSHIDDKHGVDIDEIFKINDILPKKMKEEYSVILEKSDCENQENFTHIGYLKISKLK
- a CDS encoding sulfite exporter TauE/SafE family protein, whose amino-acid sequence is MSEILILFFGAVAAGLLGSLTGLGGGVVIIPLLTLGFGVPMHYAIGASLISVIGTSSGSAVAFVKEGFTNVRIGMFLEIATTTGAIIGALISGILNSNTIGIIFASILILTVILNLRKKPDHQEPLIEGSLEDKLQLYGAFPDKGVVKEYSARNTVSGFSMMVFAGIMSGLLGIGSGALKVLAMDNMMKLPFKVSTTTSNFMIGVTAVASSLIYFQRGEIIPVIVAPVLIGVVVGSFIGSKTLIVSQTKKLKVVFAVVVSVLSIYMMYNGINHNFK
- a CDS encoding DUF1634 domain-containing protein, whose protein sequence is MKRHFADFDLNRSVGNLLRIGVLLSVITSFIGFIKLSFEGFEMPKDYSLLEISEENIWQSFWTSLMKLEGMAIIQLGILLLILTPLVRILFALIGYLKERDYTYVLISLIVLGIMVVSFLMGFAH
- a CDS encoding chorismate-binding protein yields the protein MIYYRYPFSDQILTTDEASVQKAVRFVSFDTDEIIDFNGNSKEISLDQFLDNTTDSDSLSSELIDFKEEKESDYLAKIQQVIDFVKENNLSKLVISRRKLLNLETDKVNLTQTFLNLCEAYPNAFVYFFIKDGKCWMGAFSEVLGKFNRKTSEFETMSLAGTIPLKEDWTHKEIEEQQPVTDYIKNILKEYSDEVQQSETYDHPSGNIKHLRTDFKAKIKRQDLEKIISELHPTPAVCGFPKEFCQKAIAEFEGHPRSLYAGYIKVETDESIQYFVNLRCAEFFQNAALLYVGGGITADSSPEKEWQETELKAGAVLKNLSFT
- a CDS encoding PaaI family thioesterase — protein: MKNKEQILEKLNNWGGETLGKTLDIIFTDVTDDTLTATMPVTPKVHQPYGILHGGASCVLAETLGSCLSVIHVDTEKFAPVGTNINSNHLRSKKHGTVTGTARFIRKGRTMHVSEIEIRDEKGELINHTTMTNNIIPR
- a CDS encoding 1-acyl-sn-glycerol-3-phosphate acyltransferase encodes the protein MKKLFGKLMLKILGWKVVLEGDVNNLDRCILVVAPHTANDEYMLGNFAYWSLGKPLKVIIKDQHTKAWYGFLVKAMGGVGIDRSQKNDLVKFVADLFKKEDFSLVITPEGTRSWVPKWRKGFYHMALAAKVPLVIASGDFKEKIIYLGKKISVEDLETRTYENIMAELQEYYKKRTPKVPENWNPKIY